The following coding sequences are from one Kushneria phosphatilytica window:
- the nagE gene encoding N-acetylglucosamine-specific PTS transporter subunit IIBC: MSLSQRLNPMGALQLLGRSLMLPIAVLPIAGLLLRLGQPDLLDISFIAEAGKAIFDNLALIFAIGVAVGVADDNNGAAGLAGMVGYLVMTAVLGAIDPDINMGVLAGIISGCIAGLWYNRCKNIRLPDYLAFFAGRRFIPIVTGLTALGLGWIFGWIWPPIQHGIDQLGQWMIGSGSIGLFVYGLLNRLLIVTGLHHVLNSLVWFVFGHYEGATGDLNRFFAGDPDAGRFMAGFFPVMMFGLPAAALAMYHAARRDQRARVGGMLLSLALTAFLTGITEPIEFTFMFLAPVLYAIHAVLTGLSMVIMGLLNVKLGFTFSAGAFDYALSYGLSTNGWMLIPVGALYALLYYMIFRWAIIRFDLKTPGREEEAAAQSIAGSEASAGERGPAFVTALGGASNLASVGACTTRLRLVLHDSNRIDEPTLKQLGSRGIMRLGEGHLQVVLGPIADGVADEMRQALARAGHEPDAPAVQQPGDPGEQAGQQADLPPLDDETRERWMTALGGQQNLRSVVAVALTRLRLEVTDDQHLDHDALATLGVRGEQVLGSGRLHLIVGDQAARLAAGLARQAKA; the protein is encoded by the coding sequence ATGAGCCTGAGCCAACGACTCAATCCAATGGGCGCCCTGCAATTGCTGGGGCGTTCGCTGATGTTGCCGATTGCGGTACTGCCGATTGCCGGCTTGCTGCTGCGGCTGGGACAGCCCGATCTGCTCGATATCAGCTTTATCGCTGAAGCTGGCAAGGCGATCTTCGACAACCTGGCGTTGATCTTTGCCATTGGTGTCGCGGTCGGGGTAGCTGATGACAATAATGGTGCTGCCGGATTGGCCGGTATGGTGGGATATCTGGTGATGACGGCGGTACTGGGCGCCATCGATCCGGACATCAACATGGGTGTACTGGCCGGGATCATTTCGGGATGTATTGCCGGACTCTGGTACAACCGCTGCAAGAATATTCGACTGCCGGACTATCTTGCCTTCTTCGCCGGGCGACGCTTCATCCCTATTGTCACCGGTTTAACGGCGCTGGGGCTGGGCTGGATTTTCGGCTGGATCTGGCCACCCATTCAGCACGGTATCGATCAGCTCGGTCAGTGGATGATCGGTTCGGGGAGCATCGGACTGTTTGTCTATGGTCTGCTCAACCGGCTATTGATCGTTACCGGTCTTCATCATGTGCTCAACAGTCTGGTGTGGTTTGTCTTCGGTCATTACGAAGGTGCCACTGGTGATCTCAACCGTTTCTTTGCCGGCGATCCTGATGCTGGACGTTTCATGGCCGGTTTCTTTCCGGTGATGATGTTTGGTCTGCCGGCTGCAGCACTGGCGATGTATCACGCGGCACGACGCGATCAGCGCGCACGGGTGGGCGGTATGCTGCTGTCACTGGCACTGACCGCGTTTCTGACCGGGATCACCGAGCCGATCGAATTTACCTTCATGTTTCTGGCACCGGTACTGTATGCCATTCATGCGGTACTGACCGGGCTTTCGATGGTGATCATGGGGCTTTTGAACGTGAAGCTGGGTTTCACCTTCTCTGCCGGCGCTTTCGACTATGCCCTTTCCTATGGCCTTTCAACCAACGGCTGGATGCTGATTCCGGTCGGGGCGCTCTATGCATTGCTCTATTACATGATCTTCCGCTGGGCGATCATTCGCTTCGATCTCAAGACGCCGGGTCGTGAAGAAGAGGCCGCTGCGCAGAGCATAGCCGGTAGCGAAGCATCGGCTGGTGAGCGAGGTCCGGCATTCGTGACAGCACTTGGAGGGGCCAGTAACCTGGCGTCGGTCGGGGCCTGTACGACACGGCTGCGGCTGGTGCTGCATGACAGTAACCGAATCGATGAGCCGACGCTCAAGCAACTTGGTTCACGCGGGATCATGCGTCTTGGCGAAGGACATTTGCAGGTCGTGCTGGGACCGATTGCCGACGGGGTGGCCGATGAGATGCGCCAGGCACTGGCCAGAGCGGGCCATGAGCCTGATGCGCCAGCAGTACAGCAGCCCGGTGATCCCGGGGAGCAGGCAGGGCAGCAGGCTGACCTGCCGCCACTGGATGACGAAACCCGCGAGCGCTGGATGACCGCTCTTGGCGGACAACAGAACCTGCGTAGTGTGGTGGCGGTGGCGCTGACTCGGCTGAGGCTGGAGGTGACTGACGATCAACACCTCGACCATGATGCGCTTGCCACGCTCGGTGTCAGAGGAGAGCAGGTACTGGGAAGCGGCAGACTACATCTGATCGTGGGAGATCAGGCCGCACGACTGGCTGCGGGGCTTGCCCGGCAAGCAAAGGCCTGA
- a CDS encoding BadF/BadG/BcrA/BcrD ATPase family protein, whose amino-acid sequence MSSDRIAIGVDGGGSSTRVRLAWRAHVIERCGPPSGLALGIERAWRNILTTVEAALDELGESFNPECCVMVLGLAGANQSQWHKAFVETAPQLAALRVESDAFTTLIGAHGGEPGSIVALGTGSVGAALDVDGTRRFVGGYGFPSGDEASGAWLGLRAIRHLQHVLDGRARPDIFSQALQAAVSGDHSSDSIDTPTALTHWLSVADQTRYAALAPLVLSHADHPVAAILLEQAGADIALMLQALDPHDRLPAALCGGLAEALLPWLPETLHQRLREPRETSVAGALRLARELLSAQ is encoded by the coding sequence ATGAGTTCAGATCGAATTGCCATCGGTGTCGATGGGGGCGGTAGCAGTACCCGGGTGCGCCTTGCCTGGAGGGCCCATGTTATTGAACGATGCGGGCCACCCTCGGGACTGGCGCTGGGCATCGAGCGGGCCTGGCGAAACATCCTGACCACGGTAGAGGCCGCGCTCGACGAGTTGGGCGAGTCCTTCAATCCGGAGTGCTGTGTGATGGTGCTGGGTCTGGCGGGCGCCAATCAGTCACAGTGGCACAAGGCTTTTGTTGAGACAGCGCCACAGCTGGCAGCGTTGCGAGTGGAAAGCGATGCCTTTACCACCCTGATCGGGGCGCATGGTGGCGAACCCGGTAGCATTGTCGCCCTCGGCACCGGCAGTGTGGGCGCGGCGCTCGATGTCGATGGGACGCGTCGTTTCGTGGGAGGTTACGGTTTTCCCTCGGGTGATGAGGCCAGTGGTGCCTGGCTGGGATTGCGGGCAATACGTCATCTGCAGCACGTTCTCGATGGGCGCGCTCGGCCGGATATATTCTCTCAGGCGCTGCAGGCAGCCGTCAGTGGCGATCATTCAAGCGATTCCATCGATACGCCCACTGCGCTCACCCACTGGCTGAGTGTCGCTGATCAGACCCGTTATGCGGCACTGGCGCCGTTGGTGCTGAGTCATGCTGATCATCCGGTGGCAGCCATACTGCTTGAACAGGCCGGCGCCGATATTGCGCTGATGCTGCAAGCGCTCGACCCGCATGATCGATTGCCGGCGGCTCTCTGTGGCGGCCTGGCTGAGGCGCTACTGCCCTGGCTGCCCGAAACACTGCATCAGCGTTTGCGTGAACCGCGTGAAACCTCGGTGGCCGGTGCATTACGACTGGCGCGCGAGCTGCTGTCAGCGCAATGA
- a CDS encoding Cof-type HAD-IIB family hydrolase yields the protein MSASLIVSDLDHTLLNAEHGLDAITIETFQALAARGHHLAIASGRHFRDIAAVRQLLGVSGHIISTNGAHLHAPDDSLIFETLVPNDVVSELMSLDVPGSVRINLYTGDRWLIDAPAPSLLAFHASTGFTYEVTDVRTYQGGDVGKVLFIGDPELLAALETEIQARLGERVHVTYSLPNSLEVMHYDASKGRMLRRLMTRLEVPPERTLAFGDNLNDIDMLQTAGCAFAVANAHTRLTLAAPHAEIIGSNVEAGVAWKLREWFALD from the coding sequence ATGTCGGCCAGTCTGATTGTCAGCGACCTCGACCATACTCTGCTTAATGCTGAACATGGCCTCGATGCGATCACCATCGAGACCTTTCAGGCACTGGCTGCACGTGGGCACCACCTGGCGATCGCCTCGGGTCGTCACTTTCGTGATATTGCTGCGGTCAGACAGCTGCTGGGGGTATCGGGACATATCATTTCGACCAATGGGGCGCATCTGCACGCGCCCGATGACAGTCTGATCTTCGAAACGCTCGTACCGAATGACGTCGTGTCGGAGCTGATGTCGCTCGATGTTCCCGGCTCGGTGCGCATCAATCTCTATACCGGTGATCGATGGTTGATCGATGCGCCTGCACCGTCACTACTGGCGTTTCATGCCAGTACCGGTTTTACCTATGAAGTGACCGATGTGCGCACCTACCAGGGAGGAGATGTCGGCAAGGTATTGTTCATCGGTGATCCCGAGTTGCTGGCAGCGCTGGAAACTGAAATTCAGGCCCGGCTGGGTGAACGTGTTCATGTCACCTATTCGCTGCCCAATTCACTTGAGGTCATGCATTACGATGCTTCCAAAGGCCGTATGCTGCGCCGTCTGATGACCCGTCTGGAGGTGCCGCCCGAGCGTACGCTTGCCTTTGGTGACAATCTCAACGATATCGACATGCTACAGACTGCGGGGTGTGCCTTTGCAGTAGCCAACGCCCATACCCGACTGACGCTGGCGGCGCCTCATGCCGAAATCATTGGCAGTAACGTGGAGGCCGGCGTGGCATGGAAGCTACGCGAGTGGTTTGCACTCGATTGA
- a CDS encoding YcjF family protein encodes MNDPRPGQQFDASSEEHPAQSHEGSSTFTRFDPAPGYHFPVESSSHPLNQNDVTTPPESALDRALAHPRKRRWGLLGLLGGSLTLGAVQAVEGIRQAWLGNDLLSGAWSVIGFAAVGMAGMALGRELLRLRRLRRHVRLREAVEDDQSERGHALELCEKLRAQMGLDQDDPHWQSFIKARQAHHDDRETRLLFAHHVLAPRDARARALITRMSGETAVMVAISPLTLVDMALMAWRNLRLVDRLAALYGLELGYSSRLALFRSVLANMAFAGASEIASEASMDLLSMNLAERLSTRAGQGLSSGLLTARLGLRAMRMLRPMPFEQDEAPRISDLRRQLWQQMKRVDNNGQKQ; translated from the coding sequence ATGAACGATCCACGCCCCGGCCAGCAGTTTGATGCCTCTTCGGAAGAACATCCTGCCCAATCGCATGAGGGCTCATCGACCTTTACCCGGTTCGATCCGGCACCCGGATATCACTTTCCAGTGGAGAGCAGCTCACACCCGTTGAATCAGAACGATGTGACCACACCACCCGAAAGTGCACTGGATCGCGCCCTGGCACATCCTCGTAAACGGCGTTGGGGGCTACTGGGGCTACTGGGCGGTAGCCTGACACTGGGTGCCGTTCAGGCTGTGGAAGGCATTCGCCAGGCCTGGTTGGGGAATGACCTGCTCTCGGGGGCATGGAGTGTGATCGGCTTTGCCGCGGTAGGGATGGCTGGCATGGCGCTGGGGCGGGAGCTGCTGCGCCTGCGTCGACTGCGACGCCATGTGCGTCTGCGTGAAGCTGTCGAGGACGATCAGTCAGAACGGGGGCATGCCCTCGAACTCTGTGAAAAATTGCGCGCTCAAATGGGCCTGGATCAGGACGACCCGCACTGGCAGTCCTTCATCAAGGCCCGCCAGGCGCATCATGATGACCGCGAAACCCGTCTACTGTTTGCCCACCATGTATTGGCGCCCCGGGATGCCCGTGCCCGCGCGCTGATCACTCGAATGTCCGGGGAAACAGCTGTCATGGTGGCCATCAGCCCACTGACCCTGGTCGACATGGCGCTGATGGCCTGGCGCAACCTGCGTCTGGTGGATCGGCTCGCCGCGCTGTACGGACTGGAACTCGGCTATTCCAGCCGTCTCGCTCTGTTTCGCTCGGTACTGGCCAACATGGCCTTTGCCGGTGCCAGCGAGATCGCCAGCGAGGCCAGCATGGACCTGCTGTCGATGAACCTGGCCGAACGACTTTCCACTCGCGCCGGACAGGGTCTCTCCAGCGGACTGTTGACCGCTCGACTGGGGCTGCGAGCCATGCGCATGTTGCGCCCCATGCCGTTCGAACAAGACGAAGCACCACGCATCAGCGACCTGCGTCGTCAGCTCTGGCAGCAGATGAAACGCGTCGATAATAACGGCCAGAAGCAGTGA
- a CDS encoding YcjX family GTP-binding protein, translated as MALTLPRELNDWLERGLDRQLRLAVTGLSQSGKTAFLTSLVNQLRHAGMEAQLQLLPCAREGRLLGARRINQPDLSIPRFPYDEALAALSSTPPQWPAPTRGISELRLSIRYRSRSGTRYFLGEQRTLTLDLIDYPGEWLLDLPLLEQSYPEWCARMERLMTERRRQYSSTFLNAVAKLDPAATADEQQLAELAGHYSQALHDARNSGGYTYIQPGRFLLPGELAGAPVLQFFPLPGITSENAAQFARLPADSIYQTLAQRFEHYKRTVVRPFYRDHFRRFDRQIVLVDVLSALNAGPDVFDDLRQALATLMQSFDYGRRSLLNRLFNPRIDRLALAATKADHVTPEQHPALLSLIEALLAEPIRDLRYLDIPVHPFSIASVRATEAREVNHEGQRQPALRGTTQSGDTVLMFPGEVPAKLPDADFWRRQGFTFHAFRPQPLPDNGALPHIRLDAVLDWLLGDRLQ; from the coding sequence ATGGCACTAACATTACCCCGCGAGCTCAACGATTGGCTGGAACGCGGACTGGACCGACAACTGCGCCTGGCCGTCACCGGCCTGTCACAGTCTGGCAAAACAGCCTTTCTTACCTCACTGGTCAATCAGTTGCGTCATGCCGGGATGGAGGCACAGCTACAATTGCTGCCCTGCGCTCGTGAGGGGAGATTGCTGGGCGCCAGGCGAATCAATCAGCCTGATCTGTCCATCCCGCGCTTCCCCTACGATGAAGCACTTGCGGCGCTGAGCAGCACCCCGCCGCAGTGGCCGGCACCGACCCGAGGCATCAGCGAGCTACGCCTGTCCATACGTTATCGCAGCCGCTCCGGCACCCGTTACTTCCTGGGTGAGCAACGTACCCTGACGCTGGACCTGATCGACTACCCCGGCGAATGGCTACTCGATTTGCCACTGCTCGAGCAAAGCTACCCTGAGTGGTGCGCACGCATGGAGCGACTGATGACCGAGCGCCGCCGCCAGTACAGCAGCACATTTCTGAATGCGGTAGCCAAGCTGGATCCTGCCGCGACGGCCGATGAACAGCAACTGGCCGAGCTGGCCGGGCATTACAGTCAGGCCCTCCACGACGCTCGTAACAGCGGTGGCTACACTTACATTCAGCCCGGACGCTTTCTATTGCCCGGCGAACTCGCCGGCGCACCGGTACTGCAGTTCTTTCCGCTGCCCGGCATCACCAGCGAAAATGCCGCTCAATTCGCTCGGTTACCCGCTGACAGCATCTACCAGACGCTGGCGCAACGCTTCGAACACTACAAGCGTACCGTGGTACGACCTTTCTACCGTGATCATTTCCGCCGCTTCGACCGCCAGATCGTACTGGTCGATGTGCTGTCGGCGCTCAACGCCGGTCCCGATGTATTCGACGATTTGCGTCAGGCCCTGGCTACCCTGATGCAAAGTTTCGATTATGGACGGCGCAGCCTGCTCAACCGGCTGTTCAATCCGCGTATCGACCGACTGGCACTGGCCGCCACCAAGGCCGATCATGTCACCCCCGAGCAGCATCCGGCATTGCTCTCGCTGATCGAAGCCCTGCTGGCAGAACCGATTCGCGATCTGCGCTATCTCGATATTCCGGTACACCCCTTCTCGATTGCTTCGGTACGCGCCACCGAGGCACGGGAAGTCAACCATGAAGGGCAGCGCCAGCCGGCGTTGCGCGGTACCACCCAGTCCGGCGACACCGTGCTGATGTTTCCCGGCGAAGTGCCGGCCAAACTACCGGATGCCGATTTCTGGCGACGACAGGGCTTCACTTTTCACGCTTTCCGCCCCCAGCCACTGCCCGATAACGGCGCCCTGCCACACATTCGTCTTGATGCCGTACTCGACTGGTTACTGGGAGACCGTCTGCAATGA
- a CDS encoding GlsB/YeaQ/YmgE family stress response membrane protein: MGFILALIIGGIAGWIAGKVMRGGGFGILGNIVVGVVGAVIGRIIFALLGLGAHNIIGSLVVAVIGAIVLLWIVSMIKRKT; the protein is encoded by the coding sequence ATGGGTTTCATTCTGGCCCTGATCATCGGTGGCATCGCTGGCTGGATTGCTGGCAAGGTCATGCGCGGCGGCGGCTTCGGCATTCTTGGCAATATCGTGGTCGGTGTAGTGGGGGCCGTCATCGGTCGAATCATTTTTGCCCTGCTGGGTCTCGGCGCCCATAACATCATTGGTTCACTGGTAGTCGCCGTTATCGGGGCAATCGTATTGCTCTGGATTGTATCGATGATCAAGCGCAAAACCTGA
- a CDS encoding catalase, translating into MSDSISRYTTANGAPVPHDDISVTAGERGPLTFDNWRLFEKLAHFNREQIPERVVHARGSAAFGTFRLTRDLSDLTIADFLRGVGRETPVVARFSTVAGGQDSADNLRDVRGFSLKFYTEEGNWDMVGNNTPVFFIREPSKFPDFIHTQKKDPRSNLVNWQNRWEFWANHPQSFHQVTILLSDRGIPYSYRHMNGYSSHTLSLYNAQGERAWVKWHFKTNQGIRNLTDEQAETVGTDHHQRDLFRSIEQGDFPSWTVKLQVMTEEQARHYHINPFDLTKVWPHADFPLMEIGQLELNRNPDNYFAQVEQLAFSPSNFVPGISGSPDRVLQSRLWSYADAHRYRLTVNYQQIEVNRPRCPVSNYQRDGLMAAAAPLGEAREGGQYASTNFYPNDRAVEGAPVPDAMVAEPPMPLEQDAWVGYHDNRDEDNFSQAGELYRLFDESQRERLARVFATTLQDVTASVCQRVIAQCYAADSDYGRRVEQAWRTGADESDAAEQTLNNF; encoded by the coding sequence ATGTCCGATTCAATCTCTCGTTATACCACCGCCAATGGCGCACCAGTCCCACATGACGATATCAGCGTGACGGCTGGTGAGCGTGGACCGCTGACTTTCGACAACTGGCGCTTGTTCGAGAAACTTGCTCATTTCAATCGAGAACAGATTCCCGAGCGGGTAGTACATGCGCGTGGCAGCGCCGCCTTCGGTACTTTTCGGCTGACCCGTGATCTGAGTGACCTGACCATCGCCGACTTTCTTCGAGGTGTTGGCAGGGAGACGCCCGTCGTGGCGCGTTTTTCCACTGTCGCTGGCGGCCAGGACAGTGCTGATAATCTGCGCGATGTGCGTGGTTTTTCCCTCAAGTTCTACACCGAAGAGGGGAACTGGGACATGGTGGGCAACAATACGCCCGTCTTTTTCATCCGCGAGCCGAGCAAGTTTCCTGACTTCATTCATACCCAGAAGAAGGATCCGCGCAGTAATCTGGTCAACTGGCAAAACCGTTGGGAGTTCTGGGCCAACCATCCGCAATCCTTCCACCAGGTGACCATCCTGCTCTCCGATCGCGGTATTCCTTATAGCTACCGACACATGAATGGCTACAGCTCGCATACCCTGAGTCTCTATAACGCTCAGGGGGAGCGGGCCTGGGTCAAGTGGCATTTCAAGACCAATCAGGGCATTCGCAACCTGACCGATGAGCAGGCCGAAACGGTGGGAACGGATCATCACCAGCGTGATCTTTTCAGATCGATCGAGCAGGGCGATTTCCCGAGCTGGACGGTCAAGCTGCAAGTGATGACCGAAGAGCAGGCGCGCCACTATCACATCAACCCTTTCGATCTGACCAAGGTATGGCCGCATGCTGATTTTCCGCTGATGGAGATCGGTCAGCTGGAACTCAATCGCAATCCGGACAATTACTTCGCTCAGGTCGAGCAGCTGGCGTTCTCGCCGTCGAACTTCGTGCCTGGTATCAGCGGTTCCCCCGATCGTGTGCTGCAGTCACGGTTGTGGTCATATGCTGATGCGCATCGTTATCGTCTGACCGTCAATTATCAGCAGATCGAAGTCAATCGACCGCGCTGTCCGGTCAGCAACTATCAGCGCGACGGTCTCATGGCGGCCGCGGCGCCGTTGGGAGAGGCTCGTGAGGGAGGTCAGTATGCTTCGACCAATTTCTATCCCAATGATCGTGCCGTCGAGGGGGCACCGGTGCCGGATGCCATGGTGGCAGAACCGCCCATGCCACTGGAGCAGGACGCCTGGGTGGGATACCACGACAATCGTGACGAAGATAACTTCAGCCAGGCCGGCGAACTTTATCGTCTGTTCGATGAAAGCCAGCGTGAGCGTCTTGCTCGAGTATTTGCCACCACGCTGCAGGATGTTACGGCCAGTGTGTGCCAGCGGGTCATTGCCCAGTGTTACGCCGCTGATAGCGATTACGGCCGTCGCGTGGAGCAAGCCTGGCGCACGGGCGCTGATGAGTCAGATGCTGCCGAGCAGACCCTGAACAATTTTTAA
- the katE gene encoding catalase HPII translates to MARNPYSASNTDEAHDTDFHTTEHSKDQNLAPNRSDAEGHDLRTNNGVRIADNHNSLKGGERGPTLMEDFIFREKMNHFDHERIPERIVHARGAAAHGVFEAYPEAERYSKAAVFRAGQQTPTFVRFSTVQGSRGSNDTVRDVRGFATKFYTEEGNWDLVGNDMPVFFIQDAIKFPDFVHAVKPEPHNEIPQGQSAHDTFWDFVSLMPESAHMVLWTMSDRAFPRSYRSMEGFGVHTFRLVDRQGKSRFVKFHWKPLAGTWSLIWDEAQLLWGRDPDFNRREMWTDIENGDFLEWELGAQIIEEEDEHKFDFDILDATKIIPEEQVPVTPLGKLTLNRNPDNYFAETEQVAFNPAHIVPGIDFSNDPLLQGRLFSYLDTQMLRLGGPNFKEIPINRPVTPAHNNQRDSFHRMTINKGQASYEPNSIDGGWPRETPAGEQNGGFESVNERIDAHKVRARSNSFADHYSQATLFWNSQTEVEKEHIIAAYTFELSKVARPWIRERVIQQILPNIDLELARRVGENHGIETPTEKPAAAEELGQSSQSESPALSLMARLPGNIRYRKVAILAANGVDGDQVESIRSKLKAEGAQGFVIAPSMAPLKTRAGDTLAPDAMLNGLPSVTMDAVIVPGGSDSVEALKKSGLGRYYLQEAWKHLKVIATVGEAKELIEAANVEMGEGVLNADSVDGFMEEFVSLVGQHRVWSRDAKANDMPAG, encoded by the coding sequence ATGGCCAGAAATCCCTATAGCGCTTCGAATACCGATGAGGCGCACGATACCGATTTTCATACCACCGAACACAGCAAGGATCAGAACCTCGCGCCAAACCGCAGTGATGCCGAGGGGCATGACCTGCGTACCAATAATGGTGTGCGGATTGCGGACAACCACAATTCACTGAAGGGGGGTGAGCGTGGTCCGACCCTGATGGAGGATTTCATCTTCCGCGAGAAGATGAATCACTTTGATCACGAACGTATCCCCGAACGAATTGTGCATGCGCGAGGGGCGGCCGCACATGGCGTTTTCGAGGCTTATCCTGAAGCGGAACGGTATTCGAAAGCAGCGGTTTTCAGAGCCGGACAGCAAACGCCGACCTTTGTACGCTTTTCAACCGTGCAGGGTTCGCGTGGATCCAACGACACCGTGCGTGACGTGCGCGGCTTTGCGACCAAGTTCTATACCGAGGAAGGTAACTGGGATCTGGTCGGCAACGATATGCCGGTCTTTTTCATTCAGGATGCCATCAAGTTTCCTGATTTCGTTCATGCTGTAAAACCCGAGCCGCACAACGAGATCCCGCAGGGGCAGTCGGCACACGATACCTTCTGGGATTTTGTCTCACTGATGCCCGAATCGGCACACATGGTGCTCTGGACCATGTCCGATCGCGCCTTTCCACGCAGCTATCGGTCGATGGAAGGCTTTGGTGTCCATACCTTTCGTCTGGTCGACAGGCAGGGCAAGTCGCGCTTCGTCAAGTTTCACTGGAAACCGCTGGCGGGCACCTGGTCGCTTATCTGGGATGAAGCGCAGCTGCTCTGGGGACGCGACCCTGACTTCAATCGTCGTGAAATGTGGACCGATATCGAGAACGGCGACTTTCTGGAATGGGAGCTCGGCGCCCAGATCATCGAGGAAGAAGACGAGCACAAGTTCGACTTCGATATTCTTGATGCCACCAAGATCATCCCCGAGGAGCAGGTGCCGGTCACGCCGCTGGGCAAGCTGACGCTCAATCGCAATCCGGACAACTACTTCGCCGAGACCGAGCAGGTTGCCTTCAATCCTGCTCATATTGTCCCGGGGATCGATTTCAGCAACGATCCACTGCTGCAGGGCCGACTGTTCTCCTATCTGGATACGCAGATGCTTCGTCTGGGTGGGCCGAACTTCAAGGAAATCCCGATCAATCGGCCGGTGACTCCCGCGCACAACAATCAGCGCGATAGCTTTCACCGTATGACCATCAACAAGGGCCAGGCGTCCTACGAGCCCAATTCCATTGATGGCGGCTGGCCTCGCGAGACGCCGGCCGGGGAGCAGAACGGCGGTTTCGAATCGGTCAATGAGCGTATCGATGCTCACAAGGTCCGTGCGCGCAGCAATTCCTTCGCTGACCATTATTCTCAGGCTACGCTGTTCTGGAACAGTCAGACCGAGGTCGAGAAGGAGCATATCATTGCGGCCTATACCTTCGAGCTCTCCAAGGTCGCGCGTCCCTGGATCCGTGAGCGGGTCATTCAGCAGATTCTCCCCAACATCGATCTCGAGCTGGCGCGTCGTGTGGGTGAAAACCATGGCATCGAAACGCCGACCGAGAAGCCGGCTGCTGCCGAGGAGCTGGGACAGAGTTCGCAGAGTGAATCTCCGGCGCTCAGCCTGATGGCACGACTGCCCGGGAACATCAGATATCGCAAGGTGGCCATCCTGGCGGCGAATGGCGTTGATGGCGACCAGGTCGAGAGCATTCGTTCGAAGCTCAAGGCTGAAGGCGCTCAGGGCTTCGTGATTGCCCCCAGCATGGCGCCGCTGAAGACCAGGGCGGGCGATACACTAGCGCCGGATGCAATGCTCAATGGCTTGCCTTCGGTCACCATGGATGCAGTGATCGTTCCTGGCGGCAGCGATAGTGTCGAGGCGCTCAAGAAATCCGGACTGGGGCGTTACTACCTGCAGGAAGCGTGGAAACATCTCAAGGTCATTGCGACCGTAGGGGAAGCGAAGGAGCTGATCGAGGCTGCCAACGTCGAGATGGGAGAAGGTGTCCTCAACGCCGACAGTGTTGATGGCTTCATGGAGGAGTTCGTCAGCCTGGTGGGGCAGCATCGCGTCTGGTCACGCGATGCCAAGGCCAACGATATGCCGGCCGGCTGA